Proteins encoded together in one Carya illinoinensis cultivar Pawnee chromosome 3, C.illinoinensisPawnee_v1, whole genome shotgun sequence window:
- the LOC122303288 gene encoding ankyrin repeat-containing protein ITN1-like isoform X1: MMDTSHDYTVALYEASLDGSVSTLDTLMQRDRLILHKISLTSFTETPLHIAALLGHLQFTNALLQRKAQLVEKVDSSGRTALHLACAEGHTQVVKALLQANMDMCLVSDQEGRIPLHLAAMRGHVEVIKELLIAHPGSIYRVNLYGDNVLHLCVRYNCLDALKLLVESVNDEDFVNSKDNDGNSILHLAAMLGQMKTIKYLVSIPELKRKANAINRIGNMTALDVSETCHRDFKCLQIQDILKAAGVRRSKDLNSSLLPALHDAEAQSAQSIIEKRLVLSSFWKWVKHVDLQRQGSWIDETRGTLMLVATVIATVTFQAGLNPPGGVWQDSNDGTVAAGTSIFLSQVDKHKKADYHSFMLYNSTSFVTALNVLLVVICGSSLRNKFVIWLLTLTMFIAIWAMALTYFNAANLVNPKLPYFHKHYTPIWSIVFLVTGAIHIIRLLVWTGKLLLQFMRWLTKRPANDAINA; this comes from the exons ATGATGGATACAAGTCATGATTATACAGTAGCTCTCTATGAAGCCTCACTTGATGGGTCTGTAAGCACCTTGGACACTTTGATGCAAAGGGATAGGCTCATTCTTCACAAAATCTCACTCACATCCTTCACCGAAACCCCCTTACACATAGCAGCTTTACTTGGCCACCTCCAATTTACTAATGCTCTTCTACAAAGAAAAGCACAACTTGTGGAAAAAGTGGACTCATCAGGCCGAACTGCCCTTCACTTGGCCTGTGCAGAGGGTCACACCCAGGTTGTGAAAGCATTGTTGCAAGCGAATATGGATATGTGCTTAGTTTCTGATCAAGAGGGGAGAATTCCTCTCCACTTAGCCGCAATGAGAGGACACGTAGAGGTGATAAAAGAATTGCTTATTGCACATCCAGGCTCAATCTATCGGGTGAATCTGTATGGAGACAATGTTTTACATTTGTGTGTTCGGTATAATTGTTTGGATGCTCTGAAATTATTGGTGGAATCCGTAAATGATGAAGATTTCGTCAACTCCAAAGACAATGATGGTAACTCCATATTGCATTTAGCTGCGATGCTCGGGCAAATGAAG ACTATAAAATACTTAGTTTCGATACCAGAACTAAAAAGAAAGGCCAATGCCATAAATAGGATTGGTAACATGACAGCTTTGGATGTCTCGGAGACTTGTCATAGAGATTTCAAATGTCTTCAAATCCAAGACATTCTAAAGGCAGCAGGTGTTAGAAGATCCAAGGATTTGAATTCTTCCCTATTACCCGCATTACATGATGCGGAAGCACAATCAGCTCAATCCATTATTGAAAAACGGCTGGTTCTATCAAGCTTTTGGAAATGGGTTAAACATGTAGATTTGCAGCGTCAGGGCAGTTGGATTGATGAGACACGTGGCACATTGATGTTGGTGGCCACTGTGATTGCAACCGTGACTTTTCAAGCAGGGCTCAACCCCCCAGGTGGTGTTTGGCAAGATTCAAACGATGGTACTGTTGCAGCAGGCACGtcaatatttctatctcaagttgacAAGCATAAGAAAGCTGATTACCATTCATTCATGCTTTACAACAGCACCTCTTTTGTTACAGCTCTAAACGTTCTGCTTGTGGTAATTTGTGGAAGTTCTCTGAGAAACAAGTTTGTTATATGGCTTTTGACCTTAACAATGTTTATTGCAATCTGGGCCATGGCACTCACCTACTTCAACGCAGCAAATTTGGTGAACCCGAAGTTGCCCTATTTTCATAAACACTACACACCCATCTGGTCTATAGTGTTTCTGGTTACTGGTGCGATTCACATAATCCGCCTATTAGTTTGGACAGGGAAGTTGTTGCTCCAATTCATGCGCTGGTTAACCAAGCGTCCAGCAAACGATGCCATCAACGCCTGA